ttaccATTGTGTTCAGGGGTGTTTGCCGCCCCGTTCGTGAAGGAGGAGGCGGCGAAGCGATTCATCAGGttgaagagacagacaggataCTGGGATCCACACCACTCTCAGAACCAGTGGGGTTACACCATTCAGGAGCAGGTAACACTGCACTGTGTGGTGTGAATACATAATGTAAAACAGTCCCAGCATGATTGATAGGCAAAAGCCTTTTTAAACCATTTAAGATGCATCTCTAAAACAAAGTGTCTTTGTTCCTCAGGCAAACGAGTACTGGACAGCAATACGCACAGATGCACAGTACTACATGGACATGAGTAACATGATGTTCGACCGCTCTGTGGCAACGTGAGTCAGATGATCAGCAGCAAATCAGTTTCAATGTGTAAAACGTTTATATAACTTCATTAGAACTTGTATTAAACTCAGGGTCCCTAACAGTAACATTATAAAAGCACTTGCTGCAGGGGGTGTGATGGACCATTAGAGGGGCAGCCTCCGCCCATAAAGGATTGTGGACAGTGACACGAGGTTATAGACAGGAAACCCATTAAAAGTACATACAGGCCATTGCACTGGAAGATTACTCTGTGGATAACCAAAACTACACCCAAAAGAAATCCCTTTTCCAACAGGACAACACCCAAACTACTACCTGTGACACACCAAACCTTAAATCATATCACCACAACTCAACAGGTGAACTCTCATGACTGGAGGCCAACACCAACCTCAGCACTAAAAGATTCAACCATACGTTAATAAGTTCAATTTACTCACGTCTAACCACAGGCAAACATTGTTTAATATTAAGAGACACTTATACCTTTCCTCTGCCACTTCCCCTGGACTGTAAGGACCctttacaaaaagaaacaataagtTGTTGGCggattttgttgttgtcattttgttaaaaaataaaaatacaacaacttCAAtgtttacacttaaaaaaacaataccTTGGGTGCGTTTGCACCCCTATGCTACCTGGCCAGATTTCACCTGGGTCCTAGTGTCCCCCTATACAAATGGGTCTCACAGTACCATGACTTCATGGTTATTTTTCCAGTGAGGGCTGACTTAGTGCCACATTTCTTCCCACGTCACCACAGTTCCACTCACATGAGGATAGTATTAACCAAGTTCATTGATGAACTTTTAATAGCAGATTTTGCAGcatc
This region of Epinephelus fuscoguttatus linkage group LG9, E.fuscoguttatus.final_Chr_v1 genomic DNA includes:
- the LOC125895013 gene encoding uncharacterized protein C3orf85-like, with product MRSVILFALLSGVFAAPFVKEEAAKRFIRLKRQTGYWDPHHSQNQWGYTIQEQANEYWTAIRTDAQYYMDMSNMMFDRSVATENNRLYMEMLRNARAHLDSQTGGHR